In Colletotrichum destructivum chromosome 1, complete sequence, the sequence GGGTTTTTTCTGGGGGGGGGCTTttgagagaagaaaaaaaagaaattCTGCCCAGATAGGCTGACGGTCTCGGGCAGAACAAAACGGAATTTGGAAGCAGAATCGCGGAAAGGGCGTGCTCCTTACTGAAACCCTCCACTAGCCCGAGATTGCAATTTTGTAAACCCAAAATAACGGTGCTGCAAAGCTCGGAATCCAGCACTGGACATGAAAGCCGGCCATTGATGAACGGATGGCTCCGTGGATGGGCTCACTTACAGAGGTTAGCCACAATAGTAAACGGGCCCCTTGTCAACCAAGAGGCCCGGATGGcaccgagggcctcggcacATCGTTTGAGACCGCTGGCTGGAAGAGAAAATGAGAAACAGCGGTGACATTTGCCGCAAGTTAGGAACTGGGCGAGAAACAGATCTACCTTTGACGTTGTTTGAATAGGAGGTGCCTTTGTTGGGATCATGCCTGAAGTGGAACGGGGGTAGCATTGCCTATGTAGTACAACTTTGCGGCTGTTTCTTCAACAATAACAAGACCCGCCTTGCTAGCTCAATCGGTAGAGCGTGAGACTCTTAATCTCAAGGTTGCGGGTTCGACCCCCGCGTGAGGCTCAAATCCTCACCGCGATTGACATAGTCATTCTTACGGGTTCTTCACTTTTTGACTTTTTGGCGTTTACTGGTTCGTATCCAAAATAAGTTCAGCCCTCATGCAGCGTATTCTAAACTTTGTAAACTGCTTGCTGGTGCAAGTGACCTCTGCTTTTGAAGTCAAAAACCGTATGCGCTTTGTATTCGATGAGTGACTGGTGCGGTCTATGTTGGCGTCAGTACGTCCTTCTGATGTTCTTGTGGGCATCCTCTCCTTTCCAGCCAGAGCTCTGTCGAGAACGTTTGTTAATCCAGTCTTGTTCCAGAACCTAAATCTTTCAGCATGTCCGACACTTTACTCATTTCCTTCGTGGCTTCCTCTGCAAGGAGTATTTCCTGCCGCCTTGAATGCTTTTGCTTGTTGTCCCGTCTGTTTGCGTCAATTCAACTTATCCCTGCGTCCATGACAAAGAGAATGTCTTGGCCGGACTCGAGCGATTCTCCAAATCATCAACGGCCAAGCGCTCAGAATTCGGACCTGAATGTCAAGAAGTGTCATGGGGCATCATGGGACCAAAGTTCATGACGAAGTAGTGTGAAATCTTGTTTCATCTTTGTGTGGTTCATGGTTATCTGGGCTGGACGACCGCTCGCGCCTGGAGACTGATGTATCCGACACTGCTTCTCTCGGCCTATTTCTTCTTGATCAAAGCCAAAATTCTGTTGATAGACAATACCGACCAGAAACTGTGCGCGTCATTTGTTCAACAGCATCCGGAAGCCCTAATGGAGTTTCAACGTCtgccggccgaggtgctgGTCGAGATTTgccgccatctcgtcgtccccaTGCACAGCAGCCGCCACGGTCACGGCCCTGTCATAAGGCCAGAGACTGAAGAAGCCCTCGCCTGCCGGGCGGCCCTCGCGCGTCTGATGAGGACGTGCCGCAACCTgcacgacgtcgccggctgCGTGCTCTATTCCGGCTACTACCAGCTCTGGCATCCTTCTGCCGCGTATCGCTTTCTCAGGACACTCGACCCCCACAGCCATGAACCATGCTACGACACGACAACCAAAAGACCACCGGACCTGCTTTCCTTCGACGGTACTCGCCGCCACATTGTCCGCCACCTTGACATCCACACCAACCTGGACCGCCGGACCCTGAACAGCGTCCCTTGGACGGGTCAGCAGGGAAGCATAATGAACGGCACATGGATCGAGACGATGGCGTCCAGGCTGGGGATGCCATTCCCCGAAGGCTGGCACACAGCCCGTCATTCGGGCGACGAGAACACGGGGGACCATGCCGCGGAGCACCTGAACCAGCTTCTCCTGCGGTACCTCTCCGACCTGACCAGTGTCAACATCACCCTTGTCTTCAACTGGGACTTTGACGTGCTCGAAAAATGGATCAACGAGCAGCAGGAAacggagcagcagcagaccgaggacgacgaggaggtcgagcCCTTCGCCCCGTTCCGGAACCTCCGACACCTGAAGGTCCACCTGCGGTGTCTCGAGGCCCGGAGCTTCAACTGCCTCAAGGTCATCATCAAGAGTGCCCCGTACCTGTCGACACTAGAGATCTACGACTCCATCTCCTACCGGCCCCAGCTGCACTCCCGTCTCGAGGCCCTGCGGGTCCTCAAATTCGACCAGTGCGCGATGGACCGGAACGCCATGCGCTTCACCCTCACGGCCGTCCCCAACATCACCCGTTTCGAGTACCGCCACTCCAACTCCAGCCTGATCGTCGGCAAGCACCCGGCTCTGACGCCGCGAATGCTGCGCCACCTGCTGAGTAACGAGTACGAGCTCACGCGCCCGGCGCCACTGAATGCGAGGggccagctcgccaaggccgtcctGCCGGACCTTCACCTCCAGCTGCGGGCCCTCGTTATTGCGTTCCCCGTCTATGAGGGCATGCGGCCctggggcgacgacgagacgatCGACAGCCTGCGCCATTTCGCCAAGCTGCGGAGCCTGAGCATCGACAGCGACAGCATCGCCTGTACGTCGCCTCCGGAGCCCCGGCACATGACGATCAGCAATCTTGAGGACATGGTCCCGGAGACCCTTGAGGCTCTGGAGATCACGCGGGTCGGCGGCTATTTCCGGGAGCTGGTCGAGACGAGCCTGCCGAGCATGGCGCGGGCGGTGAGCAAAGGCCGCTTCGGGAGGCTGCGGCGCATCGATCTCCTCGGCTGTCCGGATGTCAAAGAAGTGAGGAACGATGTCCAACTCCATCTCCATAGAGTGTTTGAGAGGCGATTAGGGCCTATGATATCGGTCACGatccttggcgaggaggattGAATAAGGGTCTCTGGTTGTGACGTGGACAGAGCGGTCTCCTTTGCGAGTCATTATCGATATGTCATATGCGGCACAGAAGACAAACTCAAACCATGAAGGTTGATGTTCGTTGCCCAGGACCTAAGAGTGGAAAGTGGCTTGTTTGTTGGAAATGGTTTCTGTAAGTGGAGggtcatcgccgtcatcaggGACAGAGACATCAAGTGATAAGAGCAGTCCGGCCCCATTGATGCCAGTGTAGAATCGGTCCCTGGCTGATCAGCACCTTTCTAGGCCTAGAATGAATACCTGGAGGGCCTCTGTGGAATAAAGAGGGGCCAGAGATGGACTTTGCCATCTACACATTCCTCCCGGTTGTCCTCGACTCTGGACTgcgcctcctccttcatACCCGGCCGGCCATGTGACATGTCCATCCATATTAGCCATCAGACCAGCTTCGTGACTGATGATTCCTTTGCACACATGCTCCGGGACTGAAACACTGCAAGCCCGTATTCCTCCTCGTTGTTCCTCTGCCGTGTCTCTTggccccccttcttccaccCCCAGCACCCAATAGTCGGCACGGAGCCCTGCGCCGGCCGCGTCTTCTCCTGCTTCCTGCCGGTGAACAGCCGCCTGAGTGCCGGGGCGCAGCCGCAGACGATGGCAAGGTTCACCTCGAGGGCCGTCCAGACCCAGACGTTGAACCCGTCCCAGGTGAGGTCGTACgccgggtcgacggcgtAGCGGATCTCGACCTGCAGGACCCAATATGTCCGCATGACACCCGCGACGACCACCACCGTCCCGAGGCCGAACAGGACGACCAGACTTATGCGCTGGCTCAGCGGCATCCGCAGCCGGAACAGGGTGGGCATCGGGAGGAGGtagacggcgacgtcggtcAGCACGTTCGTGATGCCCTGGCCCGCGAGCGGCGGCCACTCCGGGATGCAGTTGCCCCAGTCGGCGAAAAGCGTCCAGTAGTGCCAGATGGGCCTGAGAGCGCAAGTTGTCAGCCTTTCGGATGATGACCGTGTCGAGACGCGCGCGACGGCTTCGGGTTCACTCACATGCACTGAGTCCACAGGACGATGAGAAAGACCCACGTCAAGGTGAACACGAGGCCCCCAGTCGCCCAGGTAAGACGCTGGAACCAAGTACCAGGCGCCGCGAGCCTCAGGTAGCTTGCGAGGATCGAGAGCTTGCAGAGGCCGGAtgcgaagaggaagagggtcTGCGCCGCCATGGATATCTGCTCGGGGGGTCGTCAGTTTCATAAAACGCCTCCAAGGCGAAGAGGTCCTCGCTGTGCTTGCCTACCTGCCGGCTCTGTCTGATCAGCGACAGAGGTATGTCCCAAACGTGCAGATTCCAACCGTACATTTCAGTTGCTGGTCAGTGGGAAGTGGACCGTTAGCGGTGAGCTCGACGGGTATCGCGGGCGGGTGGGACAAAACGGCTTGCTTCTCACCTAGAATCACGCAAATCGTCACGCCGATGCAGAACACCATTCCCGCGCACATGAGCCAGTCGTCCCACCACGTCTGTTGGATCATGAATATCCTGACGTACATCCGCAGGCACAAACACGTCAATGCGAGTCCCAGAAACGCCGATTCGATGATTAGCAGCCCGGGACCACGGTCGACCGGGTTGATGTAGTTTGGCCGTGGCCAGTTCATGAGGACGTCGATGGGTGGGATTCTCATCGTGGTCGACTTGTTGCGATCAGTACCTTCGTGAGGTCTCCTGTTCTCTCAGTCGAGGTTTATTTTTGTCTCGAGAGTCCGAAGCAGCCTCACATACGAAAGACTTGGCACGCTAGACGATGTCCAAGAGAAGGCCTGGTTCTAATGGGGTTCGCAGATGACGAACTTTATCCTTCGAGCCTTCTGCCGAGAAGTATGCAGAGATTTTCTTCTAGGCCTTTGGAGAGAGCCTTTGGGGCGCAAACCCCGTTTACTTGGCGTACAGGACGGTTCCCTAGAGGCTGAAAGAATATGTCTCGGGCATCCCAATGCATCGCGAACGCGGACGGAAACGGCACTAGCGGGCATTCAAAGGGCATTGGGGTTACCAGTGGAGCCTTCTTTTCGATAAATGACACGCGATTCCCAAGCCAGTTTTCCAAATCGCTCTTTTTCTGGCTCTGGGCTAGTTGACTTGGGTCAGTTCGGCACATGTCTCGACCTATTACTGTCTTGGTATCGCATTACCGACCCGAAACACAAAGACTCGGCAGTTGCGTGGGGCTGGTATGTGGCCAAGAAAAGAACATGCGCAAAATATGTGCGTGTATGTGTTTGTTATGCCACGGCCGTTGGGTGACATCTTTCCAATGTGCTAGGCCGGGGGGGCCAAGGCCGGGAGCCCTAACGAGTGACgactgatgatgatgttttACAGAAACAATTGCCGAAAGTGAGTTCAACAGGTTCCATACCTAACAGAATTCGGGTGTTGGTAGAAAGTTGAGAGGTCCAATAGGTTTCTCACCGACATGCAACCAGGACTATTTTGTTATCATAGTCATAGCAATGATGGATGGACGGGTTGTTGGGCCGAGAGCCGATTTCTCGAGTTTCTGCTAGCATTCTGGACTAACATGTTCGAGAATATCTGCTGGGCTACAACCCAGCACCGCCGCAACCATTTCCTCATAGTAGCTACACATGCGAATATTTCATCTACTCCTTACACCACACCAAAAGGACCTTCCACAGTCGATCTCCTCAATCAGAGGACGTACCGGAACATCGGCTACAGATCTATCAGTTCACGTCGATTCACACTTCAGGCTACAGGGGTAAGAGCACTCACGTTGGTCTTGTCAGTCGCATCCTCGAACCCCAGGACCTCGCCCTCCCTCTGCATCTCGGcaatctcctcctcggaTTTGCCCTCGAGCAACTTATCGCGCTTCTTGTTCTCCAGCACGTAGATGAACCGGAGAATCTGGTTGAGGACGAGGTTCAGGATGAAGCCGCACAGCATCGCCACGATGCCGTTGTGGTAGGCCGGCGCCTCCTTGCTCTTGAAGAACTGGGGACCCGCGATCTGCCCGATGCAGTAGCACACAAACACCCAGCCCGAGGCCACGGACCGCTTCGTCCCGCCGGCGATGTTTGTCGAgaggagcccgaggatgACCATGAAGCCGACGGGGTATGACCCCAAGAGCCAtacgccgacgaggcggcccCATTTGTTGTCCAGGTGGAGTTGGTTGATCAGTAGCGTGCCGATGATCTAGTCAAGTCAGCATCATGGGAGGCCATTGTGTTTTACAAGCAGGCGACCTACCGGTGGGATCATGGCAACCGTGCCAACGTGCAATCGTGAGCTAGAGATCTTGCTCGTCAAGAAACCGGCACCAAGCTGCGTGACGACCTGGACCGTAGAAAGGGGCAGGTTCATCAGCGTCGTCTGCAGGGGGCTGAACCCGAATCCCTGGATGATCAACGACCCGAACGCCAGACCCCCGGACGCGATCGCGTTCACAAAGGAAATCAGGCCcaggatgatgatggccgggtccgtcgccgcctcgacgacctgcgcCATGACAAAGGTCCTACTCCGGCCGGTGCCGGTGTTGTTCGCCGCGACGCGCTGCACGGCGACGACCCTCTCCTGCTCAGTCAGCCACGTCACGTTGGCCGGGCTGTCGGGCACGAAGAGCGTGAAGACAACACCCCAGACGACCGTCATGGcaccgaggatgaggaagatgtACTTCCACGGCGAAAGGGAGCCCGTGATGTGGCCGATGCCGTAGGCCAGCAGCGTGCCGATGAagctgccgacgccgaggaaggaGACCCAGAGCGCCGAGCGGCCGGCCTGCTCCTGGCGCGTCCACCACATGcccgtgacggcgacgaagcccgGCGAGATGGTGGCCTCGGTGgcaccgaggaggaagcggaCTGACGCTAGCCCCGCGAAGGAGCTGCAGGCCGCCGTGGTCATGAGGATCGCGCCCCAGAGGACGATGTTGGCGCCGAGGAACTTGGCGACGGGGAAGCGCTGcaggacggcgacgccgggatactcggcgacgaggtagCCGAAGTAGAAGATGCTGCTCGCCCAGCTATActgctggccgacgaggccgttgTCCGGGATGATGCCGTAGACGGAGCTGTAGCCCAGCGACGTCTTGTCGATGAACTGGAGCGCGTAGGTGACGcagaggaaggggaggatGCGCCGGTCGAGCTTCCTGAGGATCGAGCGGGACtgcgcgtcgtcgaggggcgCCGAGTTgagggccgaggcggcgagcGCGCCGGActcgtcggcgatgtggTGCTTCGAGACCAAgtcatcgtcggcggtgagggCGCCGGGGGCCGGGTCGATGACCGAGGGGGTCCGCTTTTCCGGGTCCGAACCCGGAGCTTCGGGGGGTGGTGCCATTGTGAAGCGAGACAGCGGAGACTTGGGCGGGGACTAGTATAACGGTTTCCGGGCTCCTGGGTCACTGGGGTTCACTTTCAATGATTGAAATAATCAAAAATATTGTCCGCCTCGAGCATCTGGGAATCTTTGCCCTTTATCATCAACAACtgacctggacgaggacgttGTGGGGTCATGCCCATCGGAGGACTTCCGACCATCGGCAATTGGATATCTTCATTAGTCTTATCTCGAATCCGCGCTGTGTATCTCCATACAGCGTCAATGCCGGCGGCAATTGTATTCTGTTCATTCTTTCCTGCGACAGGATTTTCCTCTCCAGTACGGGACGAGTCTGATGTATTATCTAGTTAGAGGGTTATTTCCCTTGGATTCACCCACGGCGACCAACCAACTCTGAAGCCTTCAGAGAGATAGCCATCATTCAAGCAGTCAATTCTGTAGTAACATTCTAGAGACCTTGGGAGGAGTATTAGTAACCGCGAAAAGGGCTTCCAGTGTACATGCGTCCTCGTCCCGCCCCTCGGGAAACATCAGGAGATCGTCCTGCGCAACCGGCGGGCTCCCAAGGGCCGGCGCAGGGATCACCGACAGGTGATAACAGCAAGGGTCTGCGCTGCTGCGGGTAGATATCTCCTGCGGGGAACGGGCGACATGCGTCCAGGGGGCCGACAAAAAGTCGCCGCCCTAACAAGGTCGCTGCACAATTCCGATTGTGTACACAAAACCTGAGAGGATGACCCCAACTCCCAAAGAGGAAGCTGTGTTGGAAAAGACAGACGGTTGAACGCCAAAGGGGTCAAGCGCCTTGGCGAGGTTAAGGTGGTTTCGTCAGCCTGCGGGTTTGGAGAGCCTCGtggcttcatcttcatcatctttatcttcatcttcatcttcatccaaCCACCTTTATCCACAACCCCGACGCACCAACTCACAAGTCTCGAGCGCCTCTTGAGAGCCCACCTTGAGCTTCATTCAACACACACGTAGGATGCACCATTTCAAAGCGCGTGAACCACTATACCGACGCGTCTGCTAACACGCCCGTCAGCACCTCGCCACAATGGCCAAGCAAAAGACCGCGCCCGTCGCCTCATCAGCACAAGCcagcgatggcggcgccccGGCagaccagcagcagcaggccggaAGTGGCCGCCCGGCGACGCAGctcgagcagctggccggGCTTCTCGTGCCCCCGGCTTGGGCTCGCCGGatcatcttcgtcgccgtcatcatctacCTCACGCCGATGCTCCTCGCCCACTGGGTCGAGACGTCAACAAGGATCATCAGGTTCATCCAGTCATTCACATCGGGCAGATGATGACGGTCGAGCACCGGGAGCTCGGAATTATCCcatgtttttcttctttcatTTCTTTCATTTCTTTCATTTGGCATGGTTCTTCTCTAGCGTTTTGTGTATACTTCAGAAACGGGAATATCACGTTGCCACAACCAGGTTGCGCACCACATGTTTGGGGTtagaaggagagaaagagagagagagagagagaaaggagtTTACCTTGGTCAACTAGTTTCAGAGCCGCAGACCAGTCTAAAATCACTAATCAACACGTCTGGAAGCAAcccgccctccctccccctttcaATCAAGGGCACATCCTCACCATCTGGCCGCCCGCGCATACTCGTACGCCACCGACGAAAAGGAACCCCAAGGCTCCGGCTTCTTCCGCGGCGCGTCCGAGACCTTGTAGCCCCGGAACTCGACGTTCCTCCCGATGTACGGGAACTCGTAGGCCAGCCCCACGAACTCGGCGCCCCGATCGTCGAGAAAGTCGAGATGCCCCGCTTCGGTCACGTCGTGGATCATgccctcgcccgtctcgcgGCCTCACATTCTGTAGTAGACCCGGCGGGACAGAGACGGCACCAtccccgtcttcttctgcttcttccccttctgTTTGGTCGGtccgccctcggccgcgctCGTCGCCTTGCGTTTTCCCGAGGCGACCTTCTGCGCCAGGCtcgtctctttctgcttgaGGTCGTCGTCTGACTCGGACTCGTACCCGCGGCCGTCAGACTCATATTCATCTTGGGAGGCTTCGGAATCCTGCTTGCCCTCGATGTCGTCCAGGAACTTGAGCTTCTCTTCCGAGTGGCTCAGGACCATGGTCCCCTCGAACAGGCCGAAGTCATGCGCGGCGAGGTGCGTGCCGCCCTTGGTGATGGATATGTCGAGGGTGAGCGGCGTCCCTGTGTCTTCGTTGTAGGCGTCGGCGGCTTTGCACCGAATGAAGAGGCGAGATGCGTTGCTTACCTTTCCCGAGTCGACCGCCTTCTCAAGAATATTCCAGAGCCGATCTAGCGACGCTGTCGCAGCGAACTTGATCCCGTAGTGCGTCAGTTGAGCAGCGAACCAAGGCTTCACGAACAGTCGGTGCATCTCGTCCAGAATCTCATCCCGTTCACTCTGCGTGCGGATCTCGTCCGCGTAGTGTTCCGGGTGGAGGAGCACCGCCATACGTCGGCTGTCCATGCGCTCGATCCCGGCCACTGTGAGCCGCTAATCTTGGCTCAGCTGGAAGCCGTCTCGCTCAAGCACCGGCGGCTCGGGACGCATGTCGTCATCGGTCTCCATTGCTCACGCTGCAATATCGCAAGGGGAGCAAATGTTGTGATGAGCCGAGAAGTCGG encodes:
- a CDS encoding Putative major facilitator superfamily, MFS transporter superfamily — translated: MAPPPEAPGSDPEKRTPSVIDPAPGALTADDDLVSKHHIADESGALAASALNSAPLDDAQSRSILRKLDRRILPFLCVTYALQFIDKTSLGYSSVYGIIPDNGLVGQQYSWASSIFYFGYLVAEYPGVAVLQRFPVAKFLGANIVLWGAILMTTAACSSFAGLASVRFLLGATEATISPGFVAVTGMWWTRQEQAGRSALWVSFLGVGSFIGTLLAYGIGHITGSLSPWKYIFLILGAMTVVWGVVFTLFVPDSPANVTWLTEQERVVAVQRVAANNTGTGRSRTFVMAQVVEAATDPAIIILGLISFVNAIASGGLAFGSLIIQGFGFSPLQTTLMNLPLSTVQVVTQLGAGFLTSKISSSRLHVGTVAMIPPIIGTLLINQLHLDNKWGRLVGVWLLGSYPVGFMVILGLLSTNIAGGTKRSVASGWVFVCYCIGQIAGPQFFKSKEAPAYHNGIVAMLCGFILNLVLNQILRFIYVLENKKRDKLLEGKSEEEIAEMQREGEVLGFEDATDKTNPMFRYVL
- a CDS encoding Putative leucine-rich repeat domain superfamily, with translation MEFQRLPAEVLVEICRHLVVPMHSSRHGHGPVIRPETEEALACRAALARLMRTCRNLHDVAGCVLYSGYYQLWHPSAAYRFLRTLDPHSHEPCYDTTTKRPPDLLSFDGTRRHIVRHLDIHTNLDRRTLNSVPWTGQQGSIMNGTWIETMASRLGMPFPEGWHTARHSGDENTGDHAAEHLNQLLLRYLSDLTSVNITLVFNWDFDVLEKWINEQQETEQQQTEDDEEVEPFAPFRNLRHLKVHLRCLEARSFNCLKVIIKSAPYLSTLEIYDSISYRPQLHSRLEALRVLKFDQCAMDRNAMRFTLTAVPNITRFEYRHSNSSLIVGKHPALTPRMLRHLLSNEYELTRPAPLNARGQLAKAVLPDLHLQLRALVIAFPVYEGMRPWGDDETIDSLRHFAKLRSLSIDSDSIACTSPPEPRHMTISNLEDMVPETLEALEITRVGGYFRELVETSLPSMARAVSKGRFGRLRRIDLLGCPDVKEVRNDVQLHLHRVFERRLGPMISVTILGEED